ACGGCCACGGTGCCGGAGCCCGCCGCCCGACTGCGCCGATGGGCCCTCGACCAGCTCCCCGTCCCGATCGCGCTCTTCGACCAGGACGGGCTCGCGGTGTCCGCGAACTCCGCCATGGAGGCGGTGATGGGCAGACCGCAGCAGGACCTCCTCGGCCGGCGCGTGGGGGTGTCCGCCGACGGACAGCGCCGGCTGCCGGGCTTCGAGGGGCTCGACGAGGCGGTGCGGCGGGTGCTGCGGACGGGTGAGCCGATGCCGTTCGAGGCCTGGCTCCGCGCGCCGGGCGAGGCACACGAACACGCGTGGCTGGTCTCCCTCAGCCCGTTGAAGGACGCCTCGGGTGACGTACGGGGCATGTGCCTCGCGGCGATCGACAGCACGGAGCAGTTCCTGGCCCGCCGACGCCTGAGCATGCTCAACGAGTCCAGCAACCGCATCGGCTCCACCCTCGACGTCACCCGTACCGCCGAGGAACTCGCCGAGGTGTGCACGGACCATCTCGCCGACTTCGTCGTCGTGGACCTGCTGGACTCGGTGCTCGCCGGCGAGGAGGCCGCCCCCTCGCCCGATGCCGCCCCGCTGGTCTTCCGCCGCGCCGCCCACCGGTCCGTGCTGGAGGGCTGCCCCGAGGCCGTCGTCCCCGTCGGCAGCACGCACTCCTACGACGAGGGGTCGCCCTCGGGCCGCGCGCTGGCCACCGGCCGTGCCCTGCTGTACGAGGTCGACGACGTCACCGGGCTGCGGTGGTCGGGGGGCTCATCGGAGCGGGCCCGCAGCATCGAGACGCACGGCATCCACTCGATCATGGCCGTGCCCCTGCGCGCCCGCGGCCTCACCCTCGGCCTGTCGATCCTCTCCCGCCACCGCACGGCCGAACCCTTCGGCGAGGACGACCTGCTGCTGGCCGAGGAACTCGCCGCCCGCGCCGCCGTCTGCGTCGACAACGCCCGCCGCTACACCCGCGAGCGGGCCATCGCCCTGGAACTGCAACGCAGCCTCCTGCCCCACCGCGCGCCCCGGCAGGCCGCCGTCGAGGTCGCCTCCCGCTACCAGCCGGCCAGCACCCGTGCCGGCATCGGGGGCGACTGGTTCGACGTCATCCCGCTGTCCGGCGCCCGCGTGGGGCTGGTCGTGGGCGATGTCGTCGGCCACGGCGTGCAGGCGTCCGCCACCATGGGCCGGCTCCGGACGGCCGTACGCACCCTGGCCGACGTCGACCTCGCCCCCGACGAACTGCTCACCCAGCTCGACGACATCGTGCTCCGGCTGGACTCCGAGCGGACGGCGGACGAGTCCGAGGACGCGGAGAGCCCCGGCGAGATCGGGGCCACCTGCCTGTACGCCGTGTACGACCCCGTCGCGCGCCGCTGCTCCATGGCCCGGGCCGGCCACCCGCCACCGGCCCTGATCGCCCCCGACGGCGAGGCGGCCTTCCTCGACCTGCCGATCGGGCCGCCGCTGGGCGTGGGAGGGCTGCCCTTCGAGACCGCGGAGTTCGACGTCCCCGAGGGCAGCGTGTTCGCCCTCTACACCGACGGCCTCGTCCAGGCGGCCGGACGCGACCTCGACGACGGACTCGACCGGCTGCGCCAGGCCCTGTGCGGCGCGGGCCGTCCGCTGGAGGAGACCTGCGACGGAGTCCTGGGGAGCCTGCTGACGGACCGCCCCGTCGACGACGTCGCCCTGCTGCTGGCCCGGACCCGGGCCCTGGACGCGGACCGGGTCGCCGCCTGGGACGTTCCCGCCGACCCCGCCTTCGTGGGGCAGGCCCGCAAACTGGCCTGCGACCAGCTCGCCGCCTGGCAGCTGGAGGAGCTCACCTTCGTCACGGAACTCGTCGTCAGCGAGCTGGTCACCAACGCCATCCGGTACGGCGGGTCCCCGATCCAGCTGCGGCTGATCCGTGAGGCCACCCTCATCTGCGAGGTATCGGACTCCAGCGCCACCGCTCCGCACATGCGCCGGGCCCGTGCCTTCGACGAGGGCGGCCGCGGCCTGCTGCTCGTCGCACAGCTCACCCAGCGCTGGGGCAGCCGCCACACCCGCGCGGGCAAGACCATCTGGGCCGAGCAGCCCCTCCCCGACGAGGGCCGGACGACCTGACGGCCGGACGCACCCTGGCGGACACCCCTCGCGCCGGAGCGGCGCCGACGACCGTGGGACTTCTTGACCCCCGGTCGGCCCTCCACGATGCTGTGTTGCGGTACGCGCTCTGCGTATCGCAATGAGAAACGTCAGACTCAGGTTCTCGTACCAGCCGAGGAGTGGTCATGGCTCACCAGGTCCGTGCTGTCGTCGCCCGGGGCAAGGGCGCCCCCGTCAGCCTGGAAACGATCGTCGTGCCCGACCCCGGCCCCGGTGAGGCGCTGGTGAAGGTGCAGGCGTGCGGGGTCTGCCACACCGACCTGCACTACCGGGAGGGCGGGATCAGCGACGACTTCCCCTTCCTGCTGGGCCACGAGGCGGCGGGTGTGGTGGAGGCGGTGGGGGAGGGCGTCACGGATGTCGCTCCCGGTGACTTCGTGATCCTCAACTGGCGTGCCGTGTGCGGGAGTTGTCGGGCGTGTCGGCGCGGGCGGCCCTGGTACTGCTTCGCCACGCACAACGCGACGCAGAAGATGACGCTGGCCTCGACCGGTCAGGAGCTGTCGCCGGCTCTCGGTATCGGTGCCTTCGCGGAGAAGACCCTCGTGGCCGCCGGTCAGTGCACCAAGGTCGACCCGGCCGCCGCCCCGGCGGTCGCCGGACTGCTGGGCTGCGGAGTGATGGCGGGCATCGGCGCCGCGATCAACACCGGGAACGTCGGGCGGGGCGACACGGTCGCCGTCATCGGCTGCGGTGGGGTCGGGGCCGCGGCGGTCCTCGGTTCCGAGCTGGCGGGCGCGGCGAAGATCATCGCGGTGGACATCGACGACCGGAAGCTGACCACCGCCAAGAGCATCGGTGCCACCCACACGGTCAACTCCAAGGAGACCGACCCCGTCGAGGCGATCCGTGAGCTGACCGGTGGCTTCGGTGCCGACGTCGTGATCGAGGCGGTCGGCCGCCCGGAGACGTACAAGCAGGCCTTCTACGCCCGCGACCTCGCCGGGACGGTCGTCCTCGTCGGCGTCCCCACCCCGGAGATGAAGCTCGAACTGCCCCTCCTCGACGTCTTCGGCCGCGGCGGCGCCCTGAAGTCCTCCTGGTACGGCGACTGCCTGCCCGACCGCGACTTCCCCATGCTCATCGATCTCTACCTCCAGAACCGCCTGGACCTGGACACCTTCGTCACGGAGACCATCGCGCTCGACGAGGTCGAGAAGGCCTTCGAGCGGATGCACGGCGGCGACGTCCTGCGCTCGGTGGTGGTTCTCTGACAGCCGGGCAGCCCGCGGCCGCGTAGGCGCAGCCGCGGCGAGTGCGAACGAGCCGTGGCCGGGGGTGTCCCCGGCCACGGCTCGTGTGCTCCGGGGGGACTTCGAGGGGCGACCATCTGCGACGCGACCCTTGACACCCTCTCCGAAGCGTCTGATTGTGTTGCCCATAGTGCATCACGGTGCATCATCCGCAACCGGATTCGGATGGCGTCCACACCCCTTCGCCCCCATGCCTCCTCACTCGCCCGGTCGCGCACCCTCCGTCCGCGACAGCGAGCGTCCCCTGCCGTCTGTGGAAAGGACGAACCGATGAGCAGTACCCGCGAACAGAACGGGAGTCCAGGTCATCCCGCCGGGGAGGAACTGCCGGGAGCCGGTGCGGCCGCCGCCCACCCCCGGACCGACCTCGTCGTCTTCGGTGTCGCCGCGGCCCTCACCCTGGCCTTCGTCGTGTGGGGAGCCACCGCGACGGACTCGCTGGAGAGCGTGTCCGGGAAGCTGCTGGACGGGACGATCCGCAACGGCGGCTGGGCCTTCGTCCTCGCCGCCTCCGGCTTCGTGGTCTTCGCCCTCTGGCTGGCGATGAGCCGCTACGGGCGGATCACCCTCGGAAAGGAGGGGGAGGAGCCGGAGTTCCGCACCGTCTCGTGGATCGCCATGATGTTCAGCGCGGGCATGGGCATCGGCCTGATGTTCTACGGAGTGAGCGAGCCGCTCTCCCATTTCGTCACGCCGCCGCCGGGCACCGACCCGGCCGATGCCAACCAGGCCATGGAGACCGCCATGGCCACCACCCTCTTCCACTGGACGCTCCACCCGTGGGCGATGTACGCGGTCGTGGGTCTCGCCATCGCCTACAGCACCTTCCGGCGCGGCCGCCGGCAGCTGATCAGCGCGGTGTTCACGCCGTTGCTCGGTGAGAAGCGGGTGAACGGCTGGCCCGGTCGGGCCATCGACATCCTCGCCATCTTCGCCACCCTCTTCGGCTCGGCGGCGTCCCTGGGGCTCGGCGCCCTCCAGATCGGCAGCGGCTTCACGGGGCTGGGCTGGCTGGGGTCGGTCGGCACCGGACTGCTGGTCGTCGTGATCGCGGTGCTGACCGTGGCGTTCGTCGCCTCGGCGGCGTCCGGGATCGAGAAGGGCATCCAGTGGCTGTCCAACACCAACATGGTGCTGGCGGTGGGGCTCGCCCTCTTCGTCTTCCTGGTCGGCCCGACCATCTTCATCCTCGATCTGCTGCCCACCTCCGTCGGTGCCTTCTTCGGCGACCTGGCCCAGATGGCGGGCCGCACCGAGGCGTCGAGCGGCGAGGGCGTCGCCGACTGGCTGGCCGGCTGGACCGTCTTCTACTGGGCGTGGTGGATCTCCTGGACGCCCTTCGTCGGCATGTTCATCGCGCGCATCAGCCGAGGCCGCACCATCCGGCAGTTCGTCGGTGGCGTCATCCTGGTGCCCAGCAGCGTCAGCCTGCTCTGGTTCGCGGTCTTCGGCGGCTCGGCGATGCACCTCCAGGAGGCGGGTCGTCTCAATGACGCGGCGACCGCCCAGGGCCAGCTCTTCGACGTGCTCCAGCAGTACCCGGTCGCCACGGTGACGTGCGTCGTCGTCATGGTCCTCGTCGGCATCTTCTTCGTCTCCGGCGCCGACGCCGCCTCCATCGTGATGGGGACGCTCTCGCAGCGGGGCTCGCTCGAACCCTCCCGGCGCGTCGTGGTGTTCTGGGGCGTGCTGACCGGAGCGGTCGCCGCCGTCATGCTGCTCATCGGCGGCGGCAAGGGCGACGCGCTCACCGGGCTGCAGAACCTCACCATCCTCGCGGCGGCCCCCTTCACCCTGGTGATGATCGGGTTGTGCGTCGCGCTCAACCGGGATCTGCGCCACGATCCGCTCATCATCCGCGGACGCATGGGCAAGGAGGCGGTCGAGACGGCCGTCATCGTCGGCCACGAGAAGTACGACGGGGACTTCGAACTCCGCATCGGCCCCGCCGCGTGCAATGACGAGACGCGGACCGAACAGCCCGAGCGGACCGAGGAGTCCGCGCGGCCCACCACCTCCGCCGTCTGAG
This genomic stretch from Streptomyces deccanensis harbors:
- a CDS encoding SpoIIE family protein phosphatase, whose protein sequence is MGEHGVATAAVDARGLVVAWSAGARRVLGYEPGEVLGHHAADLLARALPAPARSRLTEPADWHGLVHARHRDGHDVELELEAHPLLDSAGRTQWFLTATVPEPAARLRRWALDQLPVPIALFDQDGLAVSANSAMEAVMGRPQQDLLGRRVGVSADGQRRLPGFEGLDEAVRRVLRTGEPMPFEAWLRAPGEAHEHAWLVSLSPLKDASGDVRGMCLAAIDSTEQFLARRRLSMLNESSNRIGSTLDVTRTAEELAEVCTDHLADFVVVDLLDSVLAGEEAAPSPDAAPLVFRRAAHRSVLEGCPEAVVPVGSTHSYDEGSPSGRALATGRALLYEVDDVTGLRWSGGSSERARSIETHGIHSIMAVPLRARGLTLGLSILSRHRTAEPFGEDDLLLAEELAARAAVCVDNARRYTRERAIALELQRSLLPHRAPRQAAVEVASRYQPASTRAGIGGDWFDVIPLSGARVGLVVGDVVGHGVQASATMGRLRTAVRTLADVDLAPDELLTQLDDIVLRLDSERTADESEDAESPGEIGATCLYAVYDPVARRCSMARAGHPPPALIAPDGEAAFLDLPIGPPLGVGGLPFETAEFDVPEGSVFALYTDGLVQAAGRDLDDGLDRLRQALCGAGRPLEETCDGVLGSLLTDRPVDDVALLLARTRALDADRVAAWDVPADPAFVGQARKLACDQLAAWQLEELTFVTELVVSELVTNAIRYGGSPIQLRLIREATLICEVSDSSATAPHMRRARAFDEGGRGLLLVAQLTQRWGSRHTRAGKTIWAEQPLPDEGRTT
- a CDS encoding S-(hydroxymethyl)mycothiol dehydrogenase, with the protein product MAHQVRAVVARGKGAPVSLETIVVPDPGPGEALVKVQACGVCHTDLHYREGGISDDFPFLLGHEAAGVVEAVGEGVTDVAPGDFVILNWRAVCGSCRACRRGRPWYCFATHNATQKMTLASTGQELSPALGIGAFAEKTLVAAGQCTKVDPAAAPAVAGLLGCGVMAGIGAAINTGNVGRGDTVAVIGCGGVGAAAVLGSELAGAAKIIAVDIDDRKLTTAKSIGATHTVNSKETDPVEAIRELTGGFGADVVIEAVGRPETYKQAFYARDLAGTVVLVGVPTPEMKLELPLLDVFGRGGALKSSWYGDCLPDRDFPMLIDLYLQNRLDLDTFVTETIALDEVEKAFERMHGGDVLRSVVVL
- a CDS encoding BCCT family transporter, whose translation is MSSTREQNGSPGHPAGEELPGAGAAAAHPRTDLVVFGVAAALTLAFVVWGATATDSLESVSGKLLDGTIRNGGWAFVLAASGFVVFALWLAMSRYGRITLGKEGEEPEFRTVSWIAMMFSAGMGIGLMFYGVSEPLSHFVTPPPGTDPADANQAMETAMATTLFHWTLHPWAMYAVVGLAIAYSTFRRGRRQLISAVFTPLLGEKRVNGWPGRAIDILAIFATLFGSAASLGLGALQIGSGFTGLGWLGSVGTGLLVVVIAVLTVAFVASAASGIEKGIQWLSNTNMVLAVGLALFVFLVGPTIFILDLLPTSVGAFFGDLAQMAGRTEASSGEGVADWLAGWTVFYWAWWISWTPFVGMFIARISRGRTIRQFVGGVILVPSSVSLLWFAVFGGSAMHLQEAGRLNDAATAQGQLFDVLQQYPVATVTCVVVMVLVGIFFVSGADAASIVMGTLSQRGSLEPSRRVVVFWGVLTGAVAAVMLLIGGGKGDALTGLQNLTILAAAPFTLVMIGLCVALNRDLRHDPLIIRGRMGKEAVETAVIVGHEKYDGDFELRIGPAACNDETRTEQPERTEESARPTTSAV